A genomic window from Paenibacillus sp. FSL K6-0276 includes:
- a CDS encoding ABC transporter substrate-binding protein: protein MNDLNTKRKWLIPVFLICSVLIFTSCGKASNVSNPSANSSNNENKQTHKLTIMLDWYPNAVHSFLYAAEQNGYFKDEGMDVEIQMPADSNDALKLVAANQIDLALSYQPQVLMARSENIPVRSIAAIVRHPLNHLMVPQAGDIRSPKDLTGKQIGYSSIPLYEAMIRTMIHNDGGDSNASKLIDVGFDLIPAIATGQVDAIMGGFINHEQLILEKEGHPVNSFNPTDYGVPDYYELVLVASDQGVQNSESYFKKFLNAITKGQHYVQENPEKALNLLLAHEDATSPLDKQIEEKSLEILLPLMNAGDHEFGYQEPASWEKVRQWLSDNDLLSTDIKAEDAFINL, encoded by the coding sequence ATGAATGATTTGAATACCAAAAGAAAATGGCTTATTCCCGTGTTTCTTATCTGTTCAGTTCTAATCTTCACCAGCTGCGGAAAGGCATCCAACGTAAGTAATCCTTCTGCTAATTCTTCTAATAACGAAAATAAACAAACGCATAAGCTGACGATTATGCTCGATTGGTATCCCAATGCCGTTCACTCTTTTTTATATGCTGCTGAGCAAAATGGGTATTTCAAAGATGAAGGTATGGACGTAGAGATCCAAATGCCCGCAGACAGCAATGATGCACTGAAACTTGTGGCAGCGAATCAAATCGATTTAGCGCTTAGTTATCAGCCTCAGGTGCTCATGGCACGTAGTGAGAACATTCCAGTACGTTCGATTGCAGCGATTGTGAGGCATCCACTTAATCATTTAATGGTACCTCAAGCTGGAGACATACGAAGTCCCAAAGATCTCACTGGTAAACAGATTGGGTATTCTTCCATCCCTCTTTATGAGGCCATGATTCGTACGATGATTCATAACGATGGGGGTGACTCTAACGCCAGCAAATTAATCGACGTAGGCTTTGACCTTATTCCAGCGATTGCAACCGGGCAAGTAGATGCCATTATGGGTGGGTTCATTAACCACGAACAATTAATCCTAGAAAAAGAAGGTCATCCCGTTAACTCGTTCAATCCCACGGACTACGGAGTACCCGATTATTACGAGCTAGTACTTGTCGCCAGCGATCAGGGAGTACAAAATTCTGAGTCCTACTTCAAAAAGTTTCTAAACGCCATTACTAAAGGACAGCATTATGTGCAGGAGAATCCGGAAAAAGCATTAAATTTACTGCTTGCACACGAAGATGCGACCTCTCCACTCGATAAGCAAATTGAAGAGAAGAGTCTGGAGATTCTACTACCGCTAATGAATGCGGGTGACCATGAATTTGGATATCAAGAGCCCGCGTCTTGGGAAAAGGTACGACAATGGCTATCGGACAATGATTTACTGTCTACTGACATCAAAGCTGAGGATGCTTTTATCAATCTTTAA
- a CDS encoding ABC transporter permease: MQPIPFKKHLDNYGPFILLVLFILVIWESAVRLHLIPAFILPAPSSICIALIEHRQLLLGQHLLATLQEILVGFVLSVICGALLGTGMFLFRPLEKAIYPFLIISQTIPLIALSPIFIMWFGYTLWSKVAVVFLTAFFPVVVSTYDGLRTSGQAYKDLLLTFGANRWQLLAKTQIPLALPTFFSGLKLSIVYCVIGATIGEWLGGSKGLGYFSRRMAGNIQSAEMFAAVFLLSALGMVLFLMIALLEALFLKKRGSKR; this comes from the coding sequence ATGCAGCCCATACCTTTTAAAAAACATCTAGATAACTATGGTCCCTTTATTCTACTGGTGTTGTTCATTCTTGTGATCTGGGAGTCAGCTGTTCGTCTTCACTTGATTCCAGCCTTTATCCTCCCTGCACCTTCTTCAATATGTATCGCTTTGATTGAGCACAGACAATTACTACTCGGACAGCATCTATTGGCGACGCTGCAGGAAATATTGGTAGGTTTTGTACTTTCAGTTATCTGTGGTGCACTGCTGGGCACCGGAATGTTCTTGTTTCGACCGCTTGAAAAGGCCATCTATCCCTTCCTTATTATCAGTCAGACGATCCCGTTAATCGCGCTATCCCCCATTTTTATTATGTGGTTCGGATATACGCTGTGGAGCAAAGTGGCGGTTGTGTTTCTAACTGCATTTTTCCCAGTCGTCGTGAGTACATATGATGGACTTCGTACAAGTGGTCAGGCATACAAGGATTTATTGTTAACATTTGGTGCAAACCGCTGGCAACTGCTTGCTAAAACTCAAATTCCGCTGGCGCTGCCCACATTTTTCTCAGGACTAAAGCTATCCATTGTGTACTGCGTGATTGGAGCAACCATCGGCGAATGGCTCGGCGGCAGCAAAGGACTCGGTTACTTTAGCCGAAGGATGGCAGGAAATATACAAAGTGCTGAAATGTTCGCCGCAGTATTTCTGTTGTCCGCGCTCGGTATGGTGCTGTTTCTGATGATAGCTCTGCTCGAAGCACTATTTTTAAAGAAAAGAGGATCTAAGCGATGA
- a CDS encoding ABC transporter ATP-binding protein, with product MDIRQGEFVSVIGASGCGKSTLFKTIAGLLDPTHGKIMIHSSPSASIRLGQIAYMPQQDLLLPWRTVLDNCLLPWEIKPRFSKQQTISHIREMLSRFGLADVEKAYPHELSGGMKQRVAFLRTLVAGGGGGLMLLDEPFGALDAMTKREIHRWLLELWDELSQPVMLITHDLEEAVLLSDRIYLLSGGAHSELQEIIVDLPRPRHYKMNYEPQFIALREELERRLYAAHTF from the coding sequence ATGGATATCAGGCAAGGGGAGTTTGTCTCTGTCATCGGGGCTAGCGGATGCGGGAAAAGCACACTTTTCAAAACTATAGCAGGCTTGCTCGATCCCACTCATGGGAAAATAATGATTCATTCGAGCCCATCAGCATCTATACGCTTAGGTCAGATCGCTTACATGCCGCAGCAGGACTTGTTACTGCCGTGGAGAACAGTGCTCGACAACTGTCTATTGCCCTGGGAAATCAAGCCAAGGTTCAGTAAACAACAGACGATCTCTCATATTCGGGAAATGCTGTCACGCTTCGGTTTAGCCGATGTAGAGAAGGCATACCCCCATGAGCTATCGGGTGGCATGAAACAGCGAGTCGCATTTCTGCGAACGCTTGTGGCTGGTGGCGGGGGTGGTCTTATGCTGTTAGATGAGCCATTTGGAGCGCTCGACGCTATGACCAAACGAGAGATACACCGTTGGCTATTAGAGCTTTGGGATGAACTAAGTCAACCGGTGATGCTCATCACCCATGATCTGGAAGAGGCGGTATTGCTAAGCGATCGAATTTATTTATTGTCTGGAGGCGCGCATAGCGAATTACAGGAGATCATTGTTGATTTACCGAGGCCAAGACATTACAAAATGAACTATGAACCCCAGTTTATAGCATTGCGGGAAGAGTTGGAGCGGAGACTTTATGCAGCCCATACCTTTTAA
- a CDS encoding amino acid ABC transporter substrate-binding protein, which yields MRKISLTILLALTVVFVAACGNHSNTDTSRNSSAVTNGGTSSAKNSLEAVKASGKLRIGTEGTYAPFTYHDASGKLTGFDVEIAEEVAKRLGVEPEFFETQWDGIFAGMDAKRFDVIFNEVSINEDRKVKYDFSEPYIVSKAVLIVSENNEDIKTFADLKGKKAGQSLTSNLSDIARENGAEIVATDGFNQAMDLLTSGRIDATVNDGLSYLDLKKQKPDVKIKVVDEIPDGSQSAAVFLKGNDELVKAVSDAIVEMKSNGTYLKISEKYFGADVSK from the coding sequence ATGAGAAAAATAAGTTTAACTATTCTGTTGGCGTTAACCGTGGTGTTTGTAGCGGCGTGCGGCAATCATTCGAATACCGATACTTCTAGGAACTCTTCAGCTGTAACTAATGGCGGTACATCTTCAGCTAAAAACAGCCTGGAAGCTGTTAAAGCTAGCGGCAAATTGCGGATAGGAACGGAAGGGACCTATGCACCTTTTACTTACCATGATGCATCGGGTAAACTGACAGGTTTTGACGTAGAAATTGCTGAGGAAGTAGCAAAGCGTTTGGGTGTTGAGCCTGAATTTTTTGAGACACAGTGGGATGGTATTTTTGCCGGAATGGACGCGAAACGGTTTGATGTTATTTTTAACGAAGTATCCATAAATGAAGATCGTAAAGTGAAATATGATTTCTCTGAACCGTATATCGTATCTAAAGCGGTATTGATTGTAAGTGAAAACAATGAGGATATCAAGACTTTTGCAGATCTTAAGGGGAAAAAAGCTGGACAATCTCTAACCAGCAACCTGTCCGATATCGCCCGTGAGAACGGCGCTGAAATTGTAGCTACAGACGGCTTTAATCAAGCGATGGACCTACTGACCTCAGGCCGAATAGATGCGACTGTCAATGATGGCTTGTCTTATCTGGATCTGAAAAAACAGAAACCTGATGTGAAAATTAAAGTGGTAGATGAGATTCCTGACGGTTCGCAAAGTGCCGCTGTGTTCCTGAAAGGCAACGACGAGTTGGTGAAAGCAGTCAGTGATGCGATTGTTGAAATGAAGAGCAATGGAACGTACTTAAAGATTTCTGAGAAATACTTTGGTGCTGACGTTTCAAAATAA
- a CDS encoding amino acid ABC transporter permease encodes MDDRKIQIFLDSLLPLLKAGVAFTIPLALISFVLGLILAILTALARLSPWVLPKLIARFYVWVIRGTPLLVQLFIIFYGLPAVGIVLDPFIAATIGFTLSVGAYSSEIVRAAILSIHKGQWEAAFSVGMTRAQALRRVILPQAARVSVPPLSNSFISLVKDTSLAATITYTEMFRTAQQVASTSYEPLLIYCEAGLFYLLFCSVLSALQNYLEKRLSRYSAS; translated from the coding sequence ATGGATGACCGCAAAATACAAATTTTCTTGGATTCACTGCTACCTCTGCTAAAAGCTGGGGTGGCTTTTACCATTCCTTTAGCATTGATCTCATTTGTATTGGGACTGATTTTAGCGATATTGACTGCACTAGCTCGTCTCTCCCCATGGGTGCTTCCGAAGCTAATCGCCCGCTTTTATGTATGGGTCATTCGTGGAACCCCTTTATTGGTACAACTATTCATTATTTTCTATGGTTTGCCCGCAGTTGGAATTGTACTCGACCCATTCATAGCCGCGACCATTGGATTTACGCTTAGTGTAGGAGCTTATTCATCAGAAATTGTACGTGCTGCTATCCTGTCGATACATAAAGGTCAGTGGGAAGCGGCCTTCTCCGTTGGGATGACTCGTGCGCAAGCACTGCGCCGTGTTATACTGCCACAAGCTGCCCGTGTTTCTGTACCGCCGTTATCGAATTCCTTTATTAGCTTGGTCAAAGACACTTCACTAGCAGCGACCATTACCTATACGGAGATGTTCAGAACAGCACAGCAGGTTGCTTCCACCTCCTATGAGCCACTGCTGATCTATTGCGAAGCAGGATTGTTCTATTTACTATTCTGCTCTGTGTTGTCAGCACTGCAAAATTACTTGGAGAAACGACTGAGTCGTTACTCTGCGAGCTAA
- a CDS encoding amino acid ABC transporter ATP-binding protein gives MIEILNMHKSFGELQVLKGIDLKMEHGKVLVIIGPSGSGKTTLLRCFNLLEIPDQGSLSLSNIKINFTDNKKIPQKSVLALRQKTGMVFQSYNLFPHMTALGNVMEGQVTVQKRSKDEARERALQLLAKVGLADKTDAYPHQLSGGQQQRVAIARAMAVDPEVLLFDEPTSALDPELVGEVLKVIKQLAAEGMTMVIVTHEMKFAADVADRIILMDGGHILEQGTPQEVLEHPKHPRALQFLNRISGEEV, from the coding sequence ATGATTGAAATCCTTAATATGCATAAATCCTTCGGTGAGCTACAGGTATTAAAGGGCATTGATCTCAAAATGGAGCATGGCAAGGTGCTTGTTATTATTGGTCCATCGGGTTCAGGTAAAACTACACTATTACGCTGCTTTAATCTGCTTGAAATCCCTGATCAAGGAAGCTTATCGCTCAGTAATATTAAAATTAATTTTACGGATAATAAGAAAATCCCGCAGAAGTCCGTTTTGGCGTTACGTCAAAAAACAGGGATGGTCTTTCAATCCTATAATCTTTTTCCCCATATGACTGCACTTGGCAACGTGATGGAGGGGCAGGTGACTGTTCAGAAACGATCTAAGGACGAAGCACGCGAACGTGCCCTTCAGTTGTTAGCTAAAGTAGGTTTGGCGGACAAAACGGATGCTTATCCGCACCAACTGTCTGGTGGTCAGCAGCAACGGGTTGCCATCGCTCGTGCTATGGCAGTTGATCCAGAGGTGCTGTTGTTCGATGAGCCTACTTCTGCGCTTGATCCTGAGCTTGTGGGGGAAGTGCTTAAGGTTATTAAACAGTTAGCGGCAGAGGGAATGACGATGGTGATTGTGACCCATGAGATGAAATTTGCTGCTGATGTGGCTGATCGGATCATTCTGATGGATGGAGGCCATATTCTAGAGCAAGGGACTCCACAAGAAGTTCTTGAGCATCCAAAGCATCCTCGTGCTCTGCAATTTCTGAACAGAATTAGTGGTGAAGAAGTATAG
- a CDS encoding S-layer homology domain-containing protein yields the protein MNMKKRTLAAITTVTILSFSLGGHMFAAGNTFKDIDNINGKEKIISLKNQGLIKGVSESQFLPSSKVTTAQGIQFISGGLQLSLAAIDFNKAPVASGLFTKVTDKAWYAEAFINAYYNRVELPKDIDPTKTMTKEEFTNYLVQGVEGIGNLPMIKLVPVDITDDAALNPSYQGSVQRSLKYKINSLDANGKFNPKSELTRAEAAIMLYNALEFLKTGIIS from the coding sequence ATGAATATGAAAAAAAGAACGTTAGCAGCGATTACAACAGTAACCATTCTCTCCTTCTCTTTGGGTGGCCATATGTTTGCAGCTGGAAACACCTTTAAGGATATTGACAACATAAACGGCAAAGAAAAAATCATTTCTTTAAAAAACCAAGGCTTAATCAAAGGGGTTAGTGAATCCCAATTCCTACCCAGCTCCAAAGTAACAACAGCACAAGGCATCCAGTTCATTTCAGGTGGTCTCCAGCTTAGCCTCGCGGCAATTGATTTCAACAAAGCTCCCGTTGCTAGCGGTTTGTTCACGAAAGTCACAGATAAAGCATGGTACGCTGAAGCCTTCATCAATGCTTACTACAATCGTGTTGAGCTTCCCAAGGATATCGATCCTACCAAAACAATGACCAAAGAAGAGTTCACTAACTACCTAGTGCAAGGGGTAGAAGGCATTGGTAATCTGCCGATGATCAAATTAGTGCCAGTAGACATCACTGACGATGCTGCGCTTAATCCCTCTTATCAAGGAAGTGTTCAACGTTCGCTTAAATACAAGATCAATAGTTTAGACGCAAACGGGAAGTTTAATCCGAAAAGTGAACTCACCCGCGCCGAAGCCGCAATAATGCTCTATAACGCTTTGGAATTTCTGAAGACTGGTATTATATCCTAA
- a CDS encoding transcriptional repressor: MNQISNISQLFAAQKYKLTPQREAIVNILLDNEKDHLSVEEVYMLVKLSYPHLGLATVYRTLELLCELHIVEKMNFGDGVARYDLRGNDHSHMHHHLICSVCGRLEEIKDDWLVELEKRVEREYGFNVTDHRLDFKGTYGTCKRTGCKKEKANKAVS; encoded by the coding sequence ATGAATCAAATTTCAAATATCAGTCAGCTGTTTGCGGCGCAAAAATATAAATTAACGCCCCAGCGTGAGGCCATAGTGAACATATTGCTGGACAATGAGAAAGATCATCTAAGTGTAGAAGAAGTATATATGCTAGTTAAGCTCAGCTATCCGCATCTTGGATTGGCAACGGTATACCGTACACTTGAGCTCTTATGCGAGCTTCACATTGTAGAAAAGATGAACTTCGGAGATGGAGTTGCTCGTTACGATCTGCGCGGGAATGATCATTCTCACATGCATCATCATTTGATATGCAGCGTGTGCGGCAGGTTGGAGGAAATTAAGGATGACTGGCTGGTGGAGCTGGAGAAGAGAGTGGAACGTGAATATGGCTTTAACGTCACGGATCACCGCCTTGATTTTAAGGGCACTTATGGCACATGTAAACGTACTGGATGCAAAAAAGAAAAAGCAAACAAAGCGGTTTCGTAA
- a CDS encoding TIGR00266 family protein, giving the protein MNYEVLYEGAFAMLKVHLNPGESVKAEMGAMVAMSPNVELKGTADGGIMRGLGRMLSGEKFFFQELRATRGQSEVLLSPGSLGDIQAIELDGSYKLLVQKDGFLAGTEGIQVNTKMQNLTRGLFSGEGFFIVEISGKGTVFLSSFGAIHAINLAPGEEMIIDNGHLVAWPDYMDYKVEKAAAGWLNSLTSGEALVCRFRGEGVILVQSRNPGSFGTWIKSFVPTRS; this is encoded by the coding sequence ATGAATTACGAGGTTTTGTATGAGGGTGCTTTTGCTATGTTGAAGGTACACCTGAACCCAGGTGAGAGCGTGAAAGCTGAGATGGGCGCAATGGTCGCAATGTCACCTAACGTAGAATTAAAAGGAACCGCTGATGGTGGTATAATGCGAGGTCTGGGCAGAATGCTAAGCGGAGAAAAGTTTTTCTTTCAGGAACTCAGAGCTACACGTGGTCAAAGCGAGGTACTGCTATCTCCTGGCTCATTAGGTGATATCCAAGCTATCGAATTAGACGGATCATATAAGCTGTTAGTTCAGAAGGACGGATTCTTAGCTGGAACTGAAGGCATTCAAGTGAATACCAAAATGCAAAATTTGACGCGAGGTCTCTTCTCCGGTGAGGGCTTCTTTATTGTTGAAATCAGTGGTAAAGGAACTGTGTTCTTGTCCTCCTTCGGAGCTATCCACGCCATTAATTTAGCACCTGGTGAAGAGATGATTATCGATAACGGGCATCTCGTCGCATGGCCAGATTATATGGACTACAAGGTAGAAAAAGCGGCCGCCGGCTGGTTAAACAGTTTAACCAGTGGTGAAGCACTCGTCTGCCGATTCCGCGGAGAAGGGGTAATCCTTGTTCAGAGCCGTAACCCTGGCAGCTTCGGGACGTGGATTAAATCCTTCGTACCTACTCGAAGCTAA
- a CDS encoding class I SAM-dependent methyltransferase, giving the protein MKQNKYDDTNFFSAYKQMPRSIGGLEAAGEWHVLKSLLPDLHNKSVLDLGCGFGWHCLYAREQQASSVIGVDISEKMLQEAREKTDDPAITYIQMPIEDIEFADSQFDVVISPLALHYIESFEAICSKVHAYLKPGGSFIFSVEHPIFTSRNEQDWYVDEQGNRLHWPVDHYQSEGLRETTFLTENVIKYHRTISTYFNDLIEEGFAIKAVREPMPSDEMKNDPWMKDEDRRPMFLIISAVKE; this is encoded by the coding sequence ATGAAACAAAATAAGTACGATGATACGAATTTCTTCTCAGCCTATAAACAAATGCCTCGTTCCATTGGTGGACTTGAAGCTGCAGGGGAATGGCATGTATTAAAGTCACTTCTCCCAGACTTACATAATAAAAGTGTACTTGACTTAGGATGCGGATTCGGATGGCATTGTCTGTATGCACGTGAGCAGCAGGCGAGTTCAGTCATTGGTGTAGATATCTCTGAAAAAATGCTTCAAGAAGCGCGTGAAAAAACAGACGACCCTGCCATTACCTATATCCAAATGCCTATTGAGGACATTGAATTCGCCGACTCGCAATTTGATGTGGTCATTAGTCCATTGGCCTTACATTATATCGAGTCCTTTGAAGCCATCTGTAGCAAGGTTCATGCCTACCTTAAGCCAGGTGGCAGCTTTATATTTTCAGTAGAACATCCCATCTTTACTTCTCGAAATGAACAGGACTGGTACGTGGATGAACAAGGAAATCGTCTCCATTGGCCTGTAGATCATTATCAGTCTGAGGGATTGCGTGAAACCACATTCTTAACAGAAAATGTGATTAAATATCATCGCACGATCTCAACTTATTTCAATGACCTGATTGAAGAGGGATTTGCAATAAAAGCTGTAAGGGAGCCTATGCCTTCCGATGAAATGAAAAATGATCCATGGATGAAGGACGAGGATCGAAGACCGATGTTCCTAATCATTTCAGCTGTAAAAGAATAA